DNA from Propionispora vibrioides:
AGAGAATTCTTTTTGCGCAGTTTTTCCGGGATCGGGACAATCGCTACACCGTCCGTATCCAGTTTGCCCCGGATTTCTTCACTCAGGGAATCCTTATTCAATTTACAGGAGCCGCTCATCGCGCCATAGGAACCATCCGCTCTTTGTCCCATTATCTCTTTTACATCAGCTTTGGCCGCCAGACTAACCCGGGGCCCGAACGAGGGACACCTGAGTACACACATGGCACAGCCGTTGCCGTATTTCAGACAATTGCCCATCGAACCTGCCGTTCCGGTCGTATCGACAAAGGCATCGCCTTTGGTCACTTCACCGCTATGCAGCATTACTGCCTGTATCTTCTTGCCGTATTTCTGAACGTCCACCACCCGGTTCATCATCCGAAGTTCCACGCCATAGTTTTGCAGTATCTTTTTCACCAGTGGTTCCATTGTGGTTACATCGTACAGCGAAGCATGGCTATGACCGGGAAAACTGATGCCCCGGTGACGGCTGTTGGCATCCATGGCCACAAAAAAATCGCCGCCGCCCATGGCAATGGCTTCTTCCGCTGCCGTATACCGCCCGTTATTGCGGCATATTCCACCAACCAGGCCGGTCCCGAGCAATAGGTCGGTACGTTCAATCAGCAGCACCTGAGCACCGGCTTTCGCTGCTGATAATGCGGCGGCACAGCCTGCCCATCCACCTCCGGCAACTATCACTTTTATCACAGGCACCCCTCCATTTCTCATTGCACAATATAGTCTATTCCTACCGGAAGTAAATGCCACTGTAAAGCAAAAAACGCCCCTGGCAGAGTTTGCCACAAGCGTTCGAAACAGAATATATGAGATTCGGCAATCAAATCTTATGAAAACAATTGACGGCAAAGATACACTGCTCCAAAAAAACCGGCTATATCGCCCAGTAGTCCGACAAATACTGCATAACGGGGATTCTGGATACCCACTGCCCCAAAGTAAACAGTCAAAATGTAAAAGGTCGTATCGGTACTGCCCATAACCGTTGAAGCCATGCGGCCCAGCAACGAGTCCGGTCCAAAGTTGTTGATCAGCTCCGCAGTCAAGCCTAACGAACCTGTGCCGGATAAAGGGCGCATGATTGCCAGTGGCACCAAATCGGCCGGGATGCCGATGATTTCCAATAGAGGTTGCAGCAGGGATGTCAAAAAGGCCAGAGCGCCGGAGGCCCGGAAAATATAAATGGCTACCAGCATCGCCACAAGGAAAGGCATAATTCTGACCGAGGTGGCAAAGCCTTCCGCGGCCCCCTCGACAAAAGCTTCATATACCTTGACACCACGCAGCAATCCCGCCAGGGGAATCAGCAGCAAAAGCAACGGAATAGCCCAAAGGGAAAGTTGTGCACAAGCCGCAAGAAACATCCCGGTTACCTCCGTACCCGCAAAGTGAAGCAGGTCCGGCAAATCCGATCAGCAAAAATAACGGCAACCGTCGCAAAAAGACTTGCCAGGAGCGTCGGGCCAATGATCTCCGTGGGGTTGGCTGAACCGGCCGCAGTCCGCAGCGCGATCATCGTGGCCGGAATTAACGTAAAGCCGGCTGTACAAAGAGCTAGTAAAGTACACATGCTGGCTGAAGCCGTCCTCTTATCATGATTCAGGGTTTGCAGCTCCTGCATCGCTTTAATCCCCAGCGGCGTGACGGCATTCCCCAGCCCCAGCAGATTGGCACTTAAAGTCATAACAATAGCCCCCATAGCCGGATGCCGGCGGGGGACTTCGGGAAACAACCAGCGGATCAGCGGCCCTAGCAGCAGCGCCAAGAGTGTAACAAGCCCGGCCCGTTCGGCAATTTTCATCATTCCCAGCCACAGACACATAACTCCGGTCAGTTTAAGCGCCAGCTCAACAGCGGTTTCTGCCCCGATCATCGCACTTTGCACCACAAGCTGTATATTGCCCTGCAGCCCGGCGTAAATAATGCCAATGGCTATAAGAGACATCCAGATAAAATTAATCACCGCCATCACCTCTTAAGAACGTATGAGGCAATAGCGGCGAATAGAACTCTCATTATCCCGTACAGGATATGACTACCCTGAAAGATAAGCGTCTTGCTAACCGGAGCTGAAACGCGGGGTGTGTCTGTGTCTTCAAATTAACGGAATGCTCCATGACGAGCGATTTTTGCGCCAGACGAGTTATACCCTAAAGGGCACGCGAATTTTGGCGGGAATAGCGGTGGTCCCCTATTTCAAAAAAGTTTAATGAAGTATGGCACAAAAATCGCCGTCAGGAAACGTTTTAGATAGTTCGAAGACATGACCTAAGCAAGGTTATGGAAAATCAAAGAAAACACCTGCAACAGAGAGCTCCAGATTTGCGTAAAAAAGGATTTACGTTCGATCGTATCGGTGGCAAGCAGGTCTACCGTGGCAATCGGCGTATTTTTATAAAATACCCGTACCACGCCCAGCTTTTGCCCGGCAGCGACAGGCGCCTCCACCGTGGGATCAGCCTCAACCACGGTGTGTATTTCCTGCCGGTCTTCTTCGGTTACAGGCACCGTCAGCGCCGCAGCGGTAATCGCCTGCACGGTCTGCGCCTTGCCGTGACGGACCTGCAGCGTTTTTAGTATATCTCCCTTTTCCAGCACATTCACAGTATGCATCTGGGAAAACCCATAATTCAGCAGGGCAATCGAATCGTCCCACATGTGTTCGCTGTCCAGCACAACGGCAATCAACTGAACACCATCACGGTTGGCCCCGGATACCAGGCAGCGTCCCGCCGCATCGGTATAACCTGTTTTCACGCCATTGGCGCCCTCATACAGCCACAACATCCGGTTTTCATTATATAGGTCCCGGTCATGCTCCTTGCCCTGCCAAGGAATCACTTTATTCTTCGTACTGACAATTTCGCGAAATTCTTTGTTTTGGTAACCGTATGCCGTAATCCGCGCCAAATCGTGTGCCGTAGTATAGTGATTCTCATCGGGCAACCCGCTTGAATTGACAAAATTGCTATGAATGGCCCCTATAGCATGGGCTTTTTCCGTCATAAGCGCGGCAAACTTCGGAACAGATCCGGCGATATGTTCCGCCACCGATACGGTAGCGTCATTGCCCGATACCAGCATCATGCCGTACAGCATATTGCGCATGCTCAGTTGTTCACCCTGCGTCAGCCACAGGGAGGATCCTTCCGTATTAGCGGCATTCTCGCTGGCGGTTACCATATCATCAAGATTACCATACTCCAATGCCGTGATCAGGGTCATGATTTTAGTCGTACTGGCCGGATAACGCCGTTCTTCCGCGGCCTTAGCATACAGAACCTTACCGGTTAAGGCTTCCATGACGATGGCCGACTTCGCTGTTATGTCCGGGGCATTTTCTGCCGCCTGACAAGACGGAACAGCATATAACGCTATCAATAATGTTAAGATACAAAGTACAGTTGTTTTGATTTTCATTACTAAAAAAACCCTCTCAGCATAGTAAGTAGTCGGCGAGTACCTTGCGTCACTTAAGCCTGAGGATAAGCTTGCAAGGATTTTTTCGTCCCACAAGACGGAGGAGCCGCGCATATCGCACATATGTAAGGCGACGACAACGAGGCAGGACAGAAAAAGACGGCAAGATGATCCATGTATTTAGGAGACACAAGATATATTACAAAACAGTCACCAAGATATTATATATATGTTTTTCCCGATCGTCAAAGCCACCATACATGATTGTAAGACCTCCAGGCAATAATAGAAGCAGATAAGAGGGTTAAAGAGCCTATTCTGCCAAATTTCTTATTCGTTAAAAACTCTTTAATCCCAACAACTTTTATCCTATAGAGGAGGTGAGCATCCCTGGAAACATTAAACATAAAGACGGCTTTGCGCTCTACCCTGACTCAGAAGCAGGAGTTAGTCCGCGACTATCAGTCGTTTGCCGGTCAAATCAATGATCCCGACATCGCCAAAATGTTTAAGCATTTTGCCGAAGCCGAAGCCTTACACGCCACCCAAATTAAGGACAAGCTGGAACAGCTTTCCTAAGGAACGGCTGCTTTACTCGTACTGAGCCGCCTGACGGATCTTTTTCCGCCTGGCTTAGCCAGCAAAATTTTGAAATGGCCCAATTATTTCTGCACGTTTGCTTCCTTGGCAGGTGAGAAGTCTCTCACCAGGCCGGCAGACTCATTATATCAGTGATTCTCTAATGATTCCTGCAGAAAAATATACAGGGATATTGTAATCAACAATATCCCTGTATATTTTATATGCTTGTGTCCCTGCAGTTATGCCGTACCGGCATTCTTAAAGCAGTATATTGACAATAAAAAACCATGCAGACTGCTGCATGGCCTGTTATCGTTGGTTATACTCGCTGCTCCTGGTGCTTATATTGAGTCTCGGCCGTTTCGGCCAAGGCATCCAATTGCTTATCCTCCTCTTTATCCTGGATCATTTCCTGCAGCTTGTTAAGTACCTTAGGCACCATATCAATGACCCGATCCAACAGTAAATCACCGTCAACCGGCATAAACCGGACACCGTTTACGGGCGAACACACCAAAAAACCCACCGGTTTCACACTGACTCCTGCCCCACTGCCGCCGCCAAACGATTGAACAACTTCATTGCTCTCGACTTCTTCCGGTTCATAGTCTCCACCGCCGGCAGCAAAGCCAAACGTTACGCGTGAAATCGGTATGATAACAGTCCCGTCCGGGGTTTCCACCGGATCGCCAACAATGGTGTTAACATCAACCATTTCCTTGATACTTGCCATAGCCGTCTTCATTAAGCCTTGTATCGGATGCTCTGCCACTATCTCTCGCCTCCTTGGCCATAATATAAACCATCATTCCAATTGCAGTTATAAGATTGCCAAGTTTCAAGCTGAATATACAGTCAAATTCAATTTCCCACAGGCTTCTCCCCTGGACAGGGATCAAAGCTACAATAGGTCTGGCGGAAAAAGTCACCCTTTGTCCAAGCCGCTTTAGCAGCAAACTCTTGCCACTCCAGATTACGCCATACAAAATTCCGACAAGCGCCGCGTCCTCCATTCCGTAACGGGTTCGCCAAGCTAAGTGTACACAGGTCAGCTTGCCGATCAAGGCATTCATGAACCGGCGGTAAACAATAAAGTGTTCCTTGATCTCCGCCAGAACATGCCGCAACCGCCCTGGATGCAACACATATCTTTCGATAAATCGCTTTACAAATACCTGCTCCCTCCCCGGATCACTGTCGACAGACTCCTGCCCTTTGGCCACTTCTGCCGTCGGCCATACCTTTCCTTCCTTCTCTAATTGCAAAGCAGGAATTTTCATGGAATAATGCAGCAGGCGGTATACTGCATATACGGTCACCACAATATAGTCATCCGACGCATTGCGCCGGTAGCAAAGCTGGAGATATAGAGGAATATTAGCCAGTATTAACAGCAAAATAAAAAAATCCACGGCAAGGATTATCCCGATTTCCATATAAGACAATGCCCTTTCTCGTTGCCGGTCACCGGTACCGCGATCACCTTAAAACCGTCAGCCCAATTTAAGGAACCGCTGATGTAATGAGCCTGTGGGCCTGGCGAGAGATTTTTTCGCCTGACAAAAAAGTAAAACCTGGAGGATAGTTAGGCTATTTCAAGGTTTTGCTCATACAGCCAGACGGAAAAAGATCGGTCAGAACGCGCAATGCGGATAAATCAGTGGTTCCTTACTATAGCTTGGGCAGAAAACGCCATGATTATGTAACGGAAGATATAAATAAACAGAACAGCCTTAGTGCCCCACCAACGCTGAAAGTACACTTTCAAAGTCGGCGGAGCACTAATGCTATTCTGTCGGTATGAATTGCGCCAGATCCGGTAGTTCCTCTAAACTGCCCAGACCAAAGCAACTCAAAAACTCTTCGGTTGTTCCATACAGGATAGGACGGCCAATGGCTTCCTTCCGTCCCATCTCCTTGATAAGTTGACGCTCTACCAGCAGATTGACAACACTATCCACCTTGACGCCGCGAATGCTTTCAATCTCCTGCTTGGTAATGGGCTGCTTAAAGGCAATGATCGCCAGCGTTTCCATGGCGGCCATGGACAGCCTGGTTTCCTGCACCTGCCCCAGACGTTCAATCACTGTAGCCAATTCCGGTCTGGTGCACAGTTGATAGCCGCCAGCCACCTGACTGATCACCAATCCGCGGGAGTTATCCGCCATTTCCTCATTCATCTGGGCAATTAAAAGCTCAATATGTTGCTCCGTCACCTCAAGTATTTCTGCCAAACGACCGGCCGGCATAGGTTTGCCGCAGGCAAACAGCAGTGCCTCAATATGCCCCTTTAGGTGATTATAAAACATCAGGGCAGATCACCCTCCTGTGCTTGAACTTGTCCGTCATAATTAAGAAAAATATATATGGCCGCAAAGCTTTTTTCCTGGCGAACGGTCACCCGCTTGAGCCTAATCAGCTCCAGCAAAGCCAAGAAAGCGGCAATAAGCTCTGCTCGCGATCCCTGCCGAATCAGAGTTTCCTTAAAGTCCAGCCTGCCCCGGTTTTTATGCAGCAAATTGACAATATCCTGCATCTTATCCTGGACGCTGATTTCCTCCCGCGCGACAACGGCAAAATCCTCTGCCGTCCCTTCCCAGACAGCCGCGAAGGCGGTGATCAAAACATCCAGATCAAGCCCCTGCGGTAAGGTGTAGCGCACCGAAAATTCCTGAGGCAAACGAAAAAAATACTGGTCCCGCTCCTGCTTTTTCTGTTCCAGTTCCAAGGCAGCCTGCTTAAACTTACGGTATTCCAGCAGGCGGTCTACCAACGCCTTGCGCGGATCTTCCTCTTCCTCCTCAAGCTGGGCGGCATGCGGCTGACGTGGCAGCAGCATGCGGGATTTGATCTGCAGCAAATTGGCCGCCATAACCAGAAATTCACTGGCAATATCAATATTAAACTCCTGCCAGTCACGGAGATAATTTATATATTGCTCGGTAATCACGGCAATTGGTATATCATAGATATCGATCTTATTTTTTTCAATCAAGTGCATCAAGAGCGCCAACGGCCCTTCAAACACTTCCAGCTTTATTTTATACTCTGACATGGTCAGCTCAGATTCATCACTTGACGGACCTCGGCCATGGTGGCCGCAGCCACCGCCCTGGCCCGTTCAGCGCCATATTCCAAAATTTCTTTTACCCTGCCAGGGTTCGCCTCCAGAGCAATGCGTCGCGTATGAATATCGGCCAGGGCGGTAACCATCCGTTCCGCCAGGCGCTTCTTACATTCAACACAGCCGATAGTAGCCTGCCGGCAGGCGGTTCCAATAGATTCCAGCTCATCAGGGCTATAGATTTTATGGAAGGTATACACGGTACAGACATCGGGATTGCCCGGATCGCTTTTCTTCACCCGCTGCGGATCGGTAATCATTTGGCGCACTCTGGCCCGCAGCTCGTCCGGACTAGCCGCAAAGGGAATCTCGTTGCCATAGGATTTACTCATCTTCCGGCCGTCAATGCCGGGCAGCAGCGAAGCTTTGCTTAAGAAAGGATTGGGCTCGGGGAATATTGGCTTGTACATATGGTTAAACCGGCGTGCAATCTCGCGGGACAACTCCAAATGCGGCAATTGGTCCTCCCCTACCGGTACCGTGTCTGCTTTGTATAGCAGAATATCGGCCGTCATCAGCTCGGGATACCCCATGAAACCATAGGTATTGATATCCTTTCCCTGGTTGCCCAGTTGCTGTATTTTATCTTTATAGGTAGGCACCCGTTCCAGCCAGGAAAGCGGCGTCATCATCGACAAAAGTAAATGCAGCTCGGCATGCTCTTTGACATGGGATTGAACAAAAATCACATTATGCTCCGGATCCAGACCGGCGCTCAGCCAGTCCAGAGCCATGTCAAAAATATTTTGCTGCAGCTTGCTGGTGTCTTCATAGGAAGAAGTTAGCGCATGCCAGTCAACAATGCTGAAAAAGCATTCGTAGTCCTTCTGTAATTTAACCCAGTTTTCCAATGCTCCCAAATAGTTTCCCAAATGAAACTTACCTGACGGCTGCATACCACTAAAGATACGGCCCTTTACCATGATAGATTCCCCCTAGCTCAAAAATAAATAAAGTATGCTGGTAAATACAGACATGATCGGCCCTAGCACCAGACCTATAATGCCCAGGTACAACAAAGCAACCATAATAATCATACCATACGGCTCCAGCTTGTCGAACTTGTAAGATAACCGGGCCGGCAGCAGGCTGGAAACAATTTTCGATCCATCCAGCGGCGGTATAGGCAATAAATTGAAAAAAGCAAAACCCAGATTTAAATAATACATATTGACTAGCAATTTACCGGTCATTACACTCTGCAACGAAGTCCTTTCCAGCAGAAAAAGCAACAACAGCGAGGTGACTGCAATCAATAAATTAGCCGCCGGGCCGGCAAAGGACACAAGGATAGTCCCTTTCC
Protein-coding regions in this window:
- a CDS encoding spore maturation protein → MFLAACAQLSLWAIPLLLLLIPLAGLLRGVKVYEAFVEGAAEGFATSVRIMPFLVAMLVAIYIFRASGALAFLTSLLQPLLEIIGIPADLVPLAIMRPLSGTGSLGLTAELINNFGPDSLLGRMASTVMGSTDTTFYILTVYFGAVGIQNPRYAVFVGLLGDIAGFFGAVYLCRQLFS
- a CDS encoding site-2 protease family protein; translated protein: MFGFDPDMIFRIPALLVALTLHEYAHARAAVWLGDNTPRYHGRLTLNPVAHLDPWGLIMLWLFKFGWAKPVPINPSNFDNYRKGTILVSFAGPAANLLIAVTSLLLLFLLERTSLQSVMTGKLLVNMYYLNLGFAFFNLLPIPPLDGSKIVSSLLPARLSYKFDKLEPYGMIIMVALLYLGIIGLVLGPIMSVFTSILYLFLS
- the trpS gene encoding tryptophan--tRNA ligase → MVKGRIFSGMQPSGKFHLGNYLGALENWVKLQKDYECFFSIVDWHALTSSYEDTSKLQQNIFDMALDWLSAGLDPEHNVIFVQSHVKEHAELHLLLSMMTPLSWLERVPTYKDKIQQLGNQGKDINTYGFMGYPELMTADILLYKADTVPVGEDQLPHLELSREIARRFNHMYKPIFPEPNPFLSKASLLPGIDGRKMSKSYGNEIPFAASPDELRARVRQMITDPQRVKKSDPGNPDVCTVYTFHKIYSPDELESIGTACRQATIGCVECKKRLAERMVTALADIHTRRIALEANPGRVKEILEYGAERARAVAAATMAEVRQVMNLS
- a CDS encoding rubrerythrin family protein translates to MRSTLTQKQELVRDYQSFAGQINDPDIAKMFKHFAEAEALHATQIKDKLEQLS
- a CDS encoding FAD-dependent oxidoreductase, which translates into the protein MIKVIVAGGGWAGCAAALSAAKAGAQVLLIERTDLLLGTGLVGGICRNNGRYTAAEEAIAMGGGDFFVAMDANSRHRGISFPGHSHASLYDVTTMEPLVKKILQNYGVELRMMNRVVDVQKYGKKIQAVMLHSGEVTKGDAFVDTTGTAGSMGNCLKYGNGCAMCVLRCPSFGPRVSLAAKADVKEIMGQRADGSYGAMSGSCKLNKDSLSEEIRGKLDTDGVAIVPIPEKLRKKNSLTKKACSQYALPAFAENLVLLDTGHAKLMTSYFPLEDLRAIPGFESVRFEDPYAGGMGNSMRYLGIAPCDDSLKVEGVDNLFCAGEKSTILVGHTEAVLTGLLAGHNAVRYCLDMRYLTYPRSLAAGDFIAFSHEQMLSEEGKKVRYTFSGGVYFARMQELELYSINRAEISERIASAGLTDIFNGCLV
- a CDS encoding DUF2953 domain-containing protein → MEIGIILAVDFFILLLILANIPLYLQLCYRRNASDDYIVVTVYAVYRLLHYSMKIPALQLEKEGKVWPTAEVAKGQESVDSDPGREQVFVKRFIERYVLHPGRLRHVLAEIKEHFIVYRRFMNALIGKLTCVHLAWRTRYGMEDAALVGILYGVIWSGKSLLLKRLGQRVTFSARPIVALIPVQGRSLWEIEFDCIFSLKLGNLITAIGMMVYIMAKEARDSGRASDTRLNEDGYGKYQGNG
- a CDS encoding nucleoside recognition domain-containing protein — encoded protein: MINFIWMSLIAIGIIYAGLQGNIQLVVQSAMIGAETAVELALKLTGVMCLWLGMMKIAERAGLVTLLALLLGPLIRWLFPEVPRRHPAMGAIVMTLSANLLGLGNAVTPLGIKAMQELQTLNHDKRTASASMCTLLALCTAGFTLIPATMIALRTAAGSANPTEIIGPTLLASLFATVAVIFADRICRTCFTLRVRR
- the scpB gene encoding SMC-Scp complex subunit ScpB, which encodes MFYNHLKGHIEALLFACGKPMPAGRLAEILEVTEQHIELLIAQMNEEMADNSRGLVISQVAGGYQLCTRPELATVIERLGQVQETRLSMAAMETLAIIAFKQPITKQEIESIRGVKVDSVVNLLVERQLIKEMGRKEAIGRPILYGTTEEFLSCFGLGSLEELPDLAQFIPTE
- the ytfJ gene encoding GerW family sporulation protein translates to MASIKEMVDVNTIVGDPVETPDGTVIIPISRVTFGFAAGGGDYEPEEVESNEVVQSFGGGSGAGVSVKPVGFLVCSPVNGVRFMPVDGDLLLDRVIDMVPKVLNKLQEMIQDKEEDKQLDALAETAETQYKHQEQRV
- a CDS encoding segregation and condensation protein A, translating into MSEYKIKLEVFEGPLALLMHLIEKNKIDIYDIPIAVITEQYINYLRDWQEFNIDIASEFLVMAANLLQIKSRMLLPRQPHAAQLEEEEEDPRKALVDRLLEYRKFKQAALELEQKKQERDQYFFRLPQEFSVRYTLPQGLDLDVLITAFAAVWEGTAEDFAVVAREEISVQDKMQDIVNLLHKNRGRLDFKETLIRQGSRAELIAAFLALLELIRLKRVTVRQEKSFAAIYIFLNYDGQVQAQEGDLP
- a CDS encoding D-alanyl-D-alanine carboxypeptidase family protein, which produces MKIKTTVLCILTLLIALYAVPSCQAAENAPDITAKSAIVMEALTGKVLYAKAAEERRYPASTTKIMTLITALEYGNLDDMVTASENAANTEGSSLWLTQGEQLSMRNMLYGMMLVSGNDATVSVAEHIAGSVPKFAALMTEKAHAIGAIHSNFVNSSGLPDENHYTTAHDLARITAYGYQNKEFREIVSTKNKVIPWQGKEHDRDLYNENRMLWLYEGANGVKTGYTDAAGRCLVSGANRDGVQLIAVVLDSEHMWDDSIALLNYGFSQMHTVNVLEKGDILKTLQVRHGKAQTVQAITAAALTVPVTEEDRQEIHTVVEADPTVEAPVAAGQKLGVVRVFYKNTPIATVDLLATDTIERKSFFTQIWSSLLQVFSLIFHNLA